From the Campylobacter concisus genome, the window CTAACCCTCCTTCAAATTTTTAACGCAGTAAATGATAAAGAAAAACTTTTCAAGATCCACTCTGACTCACCTAAAGCCTGCCCGCTTGGCGGCAAGATCGAAGGCCTCTTAACCAACCACTTCCTAAAAGCACAAGAAGCTTTAGAGGATAGTTTAAGAAGCATTACTTTACAAGATCTATTAGATGAACTTATTAATCTATAAAAATTTAAAAAGTTGACAAAC encodes:
- a CDS encoding Rrf2 family transcriptional regulator; its protein translation is LTLLQIFNAVNDKEKLFKIHSDSPKACPLGGKIEGLLTNHFLKAQEALEDSLRSITLQDLLDELINL